A genome region from Streptomyces pratensis includes the following:
- a CDS encoding sugar porter family MFS transporter: MTSTANGPESGARAAHPDHLGHVIFITAAAAMGGFLFGYDSSVINGAVEAIRDRYDIGSGTLAQVIAIALIGCAIGAATAGRIADRIGRIRCMQIASVLFTISAIGSALPFALWDLAMWRIIGGFAIGMASVIGPAYIAEVSPPAYRGRLGSFQQAAIVVGIAISQLVNYGILQIADGDQRGEIAGFEAWQWMLGVMVLPAILYGLLSFAIPESPRFLISVGKKDRARKILEEVEGKNVDLDARVNEIETAMHREHKSKFSDLLGSRFGFLPIVWVGIGLSVFQQLVGINVAFYYSATLWQSVGIDPTDSFFYSFTTSIINIIGTVIAMILVDRVGRRPLALIGSTGMAIALAFEAWAFSADLVDGKLPNTQGVVALVAAHVFVLFFALSWGVVVWVFLGEMFPNRIRAAALGVAASAQWIANWAITASFPSLADWNLSGTYIIYTCFAVLSIPFVLKFVKETKGKALEEMG; encoded by the coding sequence GTGACCAGCACAGCGAACGGACCGGAGTCCGGGGCCCGAGCGGCCCATCCGGACCATCTCGGCCACGTCATCTTCATCACGGCGGCCGCCGCGATGGGCGGTTTCCTCTTCGGCTACGACAGTTCCGTGATCAACGGCGCCGTCGAGGCCATCCGTGACCGCTATGACATCGGGTCAGGGACGCTGGCGCAGGTCATCGCCATCGCCCTGATCGGCTGTGCCATCGGTGCGGCCACCGCGGGACGCATCGCCGACCGGATCGGCCGTATCCGCTGCATGCAGATCGCCTCGGTGCTGTTCACCATCAGCGCCATCGGATCGGCGCTCCCGTTCGCCCTCTGGGACCTCGCCATGTGGCGGATCATCGGAGGCTTCGCGATCGGTATGGCCTCGGTCATCGGCCCTGCCTACATCGCCGAGGTCTCACCGCCCGCCTACCGCGGCCGCCTCGGCTCCTTCCAGCAGGCCGCCATCGTGGTCGGTATCGCCATCTCGCAGCTGGTCAACTACGGCATCCTGCAGATCGCCGACGGCGACCAGCGCGGCGAGATCGCCGGTTTCGAGGCCTGGCAGTGGATGCTCGGCGTGATGGTCCTGCCCGCGATCCTCTACGGACTGCTGTCGTTCGCGATCCCCGAGTCGCCGCGCTTCCTGATCTCCGTGGGCAAGAAGGACCGTGCCCGGAAGATCCTCGAAGAGGTCGAGGGCAAGAACGTCGACCTCGACGCACGCGTGAACGAGATCGAGACGGCCATGCACCGTGAGCACAAGTCCAAGTTCAGCGACCTGCTCGGGAGCCGCTTCGGCTTCCTGCCGATCGTCTGGGTCGGTATCGGACTGTCGGTCTTCCAGCAGCTCGTCGGCATCAATGTCGCGTTCTACTACTCGGCGACGCTGTGGCAGTCCGTCGGCATCGACCCGACCGACTCGTTCTTCTACTCGTTCACCACGTCGATCATCAACATCATCGGCACCGTCATCGCCATGATCCTGGTCGACCGGGTGGGGCGCAGGCCCCTCGCGCTCATCGGATCCACCGGTATGGCCATCGCCCTGGCGTTCGAGGCCTGGGCCTTCTCCGCCGACCTGGTCGACGGGAAGCTGCCGAACACCCAGGGCGTCGTGGCGCTGGTGGCGGCACACGTGTTCGTGCTCTTCTTCGCCCTCTCATGGGGTGTCGTGGTCTGGGTCTTCCTCGGCGAGATGTTCCCGAACCGGATCCGCGCCGCCGCGCTCGGTGTGGCCGCCTCCGCGCAGTGGATCGCCAACTGGGCGATCACCGCGAGCTTCCCGAGTCTGGCCGACTGGAACCTGTCGGGCACCTACATCATCTACACCTGCTTCGCCGTGCTCTCGATCCCCTTCGTGCTCAAGTTCGTGAAGGAGACCAAGGGCAAGGCGCTGGAGGAGATGGGCTAA
- a CDS encoding purine-cytosine permease family protein translates to MENRGLDPVPDDERTGRARALFPTWVTANMTVLLLTVGAGLTVFNGLNFWQVLAVAVTAPVLSFGLVGLLSIAGKYGGAPGMALSRAVFGQRGNLFPGALLWVARWGWETLNAVTGSYALLAVLDLAFGIRSTHTLTLVTLTAFVAASFLVSGLGIRALRLCSRASAWLFGGASLLVVVHLIGSAPWRTVLDRPPGPAAMMIAGIGTLAAGGISWVPSAPDFARYLPRSASGSAMVAAAVGGALVTVLPMVMMGAVMAVGSPHLAVTKDPVAFIGELLPRWISVPYLLIAVVGMVLINAMSMYSAGFTAQTLGFAVPRAWAVGVNATISLLLGGTLMLVATSFIDTFLSFLTLLGVTFSAWIGVFGADLLRGRTYDPVALMDTTPRSGYWYTAGFSRQAMAAWGAALVTGLLLTDVEWFTGPLATSWVGRHGLGWAATILVAAGVYGVLPRPADSAGGTPARF, encoded by the coding sequence GTGGAGAACCGCGGCCTGGATCCTGTCCCCGACGACGAGCGCACCGGCCGGGCCCGCGCCCTCTTCCCCACGTGGGTGACGGCCAACATGACGGTGCTGCTGCTGACCGTGGGAGCCGGGCTCACCGTCTTCAACGGGCTGAACTTCTGGCAGGTGCTGGCCGTCGCGGTCACGGCCCCCGTCCTCTCCTTCGGGCTGGTCGGCCTGCTGTCCATCGCGGGCAAGTACGGCGGGGCGCCCGGGATGGCACTGTCCAGGGCTGTTTTCGGACAACGCGGCAATCTCTTTCCCGGTGCCCTGCTGTGGGTGGCCCGCTGGGGCTGGGAGACGCTGAACGCGGTCACCGGCTCCTACGCCCTGCTGGCGGTGCTCGACCTCGCATTCGGCATCCGGAGCACCCACACGCTGACCCTGGTGACCCTGACGGCCTTCGTCGCCGCGAGCTTCCTCGTGTCGGGGCTCGGGATCAGGGCGCTGCGGCTGTGCTCCAGGGCCTCCGCCTGGCTCTTCGGGGGCGCGAGTCTCCTCGTCGTGGTCCATCTGATCGGTTCGGCCCCGTGGCGGACCGTCCTGGACCGGCCGCCGGGGCCGGCGGCGATGATGATCGCGGGGATCGGGACGCTGGCCGCCGGGGGCATCAGCTGGGTCCCCTCGGCACCGGACTTCGCCCGCTACCTGCCCCGCTCCGCCTCCGGCAGCGCCATGGTCGCGGCAGCGGTGGGCGGCGCCCTGGTCACGGTGCTGCCGATGGTGATGATGGGCGCGGTCATGGCGGTGGGTTCACCTCACCTGGCCGTCACTAAGGACCCGGTGGCATTCATCGGCGAACTGCTCCCCCGGTGGATCTCGGTGCCGTACCTCCTGATCGCCGTCGTCGGGATGGTGCTGATCAACGCGATGTCGATGTACTCCGCCGGCTTCACCGCACAGACGCTCGGATTCGCGGTCCCCCGAGCCTGGGCCGTGGGGGTGAACGCGACGATCAGCCTGCTGCTCGGGGGAACACTGATGCTGGTGGCCACGAGTTTCATCGACACCTTCCTGTCGTTCCTGACCCTGCTCGGCGTGACGTTCTCCGCCTGGATCGGTGTCTTCGGCGCGGATCTGCTGCGAGGCCGCACTTACGACCCCGTGGCCCTCATGGACACCACACCTCGCAGCGGCTACTGGTACACCGCGGGGTTCAGCCGCCAGGCCATGGCCGCCTGGGGCGCGGCACTCGTGACGGGACTGCTGCTGACGGACGTGGAGTGGTTCACCGGCCCGCTCGCCACCTCCTGGGTCGGGCGTCACGGGCTGGGCTGGGCGGCCACGATCCTCGTCGCGGCGGGGGTGTACGGGGTGCTGCCGCGCCCGGCGGACAGTGCGGGCGGCACACCGGCCCGGTTCTGA
- the ftsY gene encoding signal recognition particle-docking protein FtsY, with amino-acid sequence MEIVILAVVIALVAVGLISGLVVSSRKKKQLPPSAPSSTPTITPPAEPRVGEEAETPRDEARRPIEEVGLPGAGTPVEETPVVIEPEIPELEVPEPTAGRLVRLRARLARSQNSLGKGLLALLSRDNLDEDTWEEIEDTLLTADVGVAPTQELVERLRERVRVLGTRTPDELRTLLREELVALLGPDLDRAVKTEGGDGTPGVVMVVGVNGTGKTTTTGKLARVLVADGRSVVLGAADTFRAAAADQLQTWGERVGARTVRGPEGGDPASIAFDAVKEGIAESADVVLIDTAGRLHTKTGLMDELGKVKRVVEKHGPLDEILLVLDATTGQNGLVQARVFAEVVDITGIVLTKLDGTAKGGIVIAVQRELGVPVKLIGLGEGPDDLAPFEPGAFVDALIGD; translated from the coding sequence ATGGAAATCGTCATCCTTGCTGTAGTCATCGCCCTGGTCGCGGTCGGCCTGATCAGCGGGCTCGTGGTCAGCAGCCGCAAGAAGAAGCAGCTGCCGCCCTCGGCGCCGTCGAGCACGCCGACCATCACTCCTCCCGCCGAGCCCCGTGTCGGCGAGGAAGCCGAGACGCCGCGCGACGAAGCGCGGCGCCCCATCGAGGAGGTCGGTCTTCCCGGCGCCGGGACTCCCGTCGAGGAGACCCCGGTCGTCATCGAGCCGGAGATCCCCGAGCTCGAAGTCCCCGAGCCCACCGCCGGCCGCCTTGTACGGCTCCGTGCCCGGCTCGCCCGTTCGCAGAACTCCCTGGGCAAGGGGCTGCTCGCGCTCCTGTCCCGCGACAACCTCGACGAGGACACCTGGGAGGAGATCGAGGACACCCTCCTCACCGCCGACGTCGGCGTCGCTCCCACCCAGGAGCTGGTGGAGAGGCTCCGTGAGCGGGTCCGCGTCCTCGGCACCCGTACGCCCGACGAGCTGCGCACCCTGCTGCGCGAAGAGCTCGTCGCTCTGCTCGGCCCCGACCTCGACCGGGCGGTGAAGACGGAGGGCGGCGACGGCACGCCCGGCGTCGTGATGGTCGTAGGGGTCAACGGCACCGGCAAGACCACCACGACGGGCAAGCTCGCCCGGGTGCTGGTCGCCGACGGCCGCAGCGTCGTCCTCGGCGCCGCGGACACCTTCCGCGCCGCAGCGGCCGACCAGCTCCAGACCTGGGGCGAACGTGTCGGCGCCCGCACGGTGCGCGGCCCGGAGGGGGGCGACCCCGCTTCGATCGCCTTCGACGCGGTGAAGGAAGGCATCGCCGAGAGCGCCGACGTGGTGCTCATCGACACCGCGGGCCGGCTGCACACGAAGACCGGCCTGATGGACGAGCTCGGCAAGGTCAAGCGGGTCGTCGAGAAGCACGGTCCGCTCGACGAGATCCTGCTCGTGCTCGACGCCACCACCGGGCAGAACGGCCTCGTCCAGGCGCGGGTCTTCGCCGAGGTGGTCGACATCACCGGCATCGTCCTCACCAAGCTGGACGGCACCGCCAAGGGCGGCATCGTCATCGCCGTCCAGCGTGAGCTGGGCGTCCCGGTGAAGCTCATCGGCCTCGGTGAGGGGCCGGACGACCTGGCCCCCTTCGAGCCGGGTGCCTTCGTCGACGCGCTCATCGGCGACTGA
- a CDS encoding bifunctional DNA primase/polymerase translates to MGFTIGGIREMRSGTRRRGRAAGATQAAEYTGLWGWAVAPGTRAVAGACSCGDTSCAAPGAHPLDFVREVPPGAAPGAAADVWAEVPGASILLPVGRTFDVLEVAEAAGLRALVRMERMGLPLGPVAVTPTGRTQFFVAPGAAAGLPGLLYRMGWDDADLDLRALGPGAYVTAPPSDLGGLGPVRWLRPPVTATAASPPQARLLLGTLAYICHRW, encoded by the coding sequence ATGGGCTTCACAATCGGCGGCATCCGGGAGATGCGGTCCGGCACTCGGCGCCGCGGCCGCGCTGCCGGGGCGACCCAGGCGGCCGAGTACACAGGACTCTGGGGCTGGGCCGTGGCACCGGGCACCCGTGCGGTGGCAGGCGCGTGCTCCTGCGGTGACACCTCGTGCGCCGCTCCCGGCGCGCATCCGCTGGACTTCGTCCGCGAGGTACCGCCGGGCGCCGCTCCCGGTGCCGCCGCGGACGTCTGGGCCGAGGTGCCGGGCGCCTCGATACTGCTTCCGGTGGGCAGGACCTTCGACGTGCTGGAAGTCGCCGAGGCGGCGGGTCTGCGCGCACTGGTACGGATGGAACGGATGGGACTGCCGCTGGGGCCGGTGGCGGTGACGCCTACCGGCCGTACACAGTTCTTCGTCGCCCCCGGCGCCGCGGCGGGACTGCCCGGGCTGCTCTACCGGATGGGCTGGGACGATGCGGATCTCGATCTGCGGGCGCTGGGACCCGGCGCGTATGTGACCGCTCCCCCGTCGGACCTCGGAGGCCTCGGCCCGGTCCGCTGGCTGCGTCCGCCGGTGACCGCCACGGCCGCGTCTCCCCCGCAGGCCCGGCTGCTGCTGGGCACCCTCGCCTACATATGCCACCGCTGGTGA
- a CDS encoding ammonium transporter, which yields MPPGITTLAADAPELSAANTGFMLICSALVMLMTPALAFFYGGMVRVKSTLNMLMMSFISLGIVTILWVLYGFSLAFGTDVGSVIGWSSDFVGLSGIGVTELWDGYTIPVYVFAVFQMMFAILTPALISGALADRVKFTSWALFVALWVTVVYFPVAHWVWGAGGWLFEMGVIDFAGGTAVHINAGAAALGVILVIGKRVGFKKDPMRPHSLPLVMLGAALLWFGWFGFNAGSWLGNDDGVGAVMFVNTQVATGAAVLGWLAYEKIRHGSFTTLGAASGAVAGLVAITPAGGAVSPLGAIAIGVIAGVLCAMAVGLKYKFGYDDSLDVVGVHLVGGILGSLLVGFFATGGVQSDAKGLFYGGGLEQLGKQAVGVLAVLAYSLVVSAALAFVLDKTIGMRVSEDDEVSGIDQVEHAETAYDFSGAGGGSSSRTTAPAPGATAAPTNKKVDA from the coding sequence ATGCCCCCAGGCATCACGACGCTTGCCGCAGACGCCCCCGAGCTGTCTGCCGCCAACACAGGGTTCATGCTCATCTGCTCCGCGCTGGTGATGCTCATGACCCCGGCCCTGGCCTTCTTCTACGGAGGCATGGTCCGCGTCAAGAGCACCCTGAACATGCTGATGATGAGCTTCATCAGCCTCGGGATCGTCACGATTCTTTGGGTGCTCTACGGATTCAGCCTCGCCTTCGGCACCGACGTCGGCTCCGTCATCGGCTGGAGTTCCGACTTCGTGGGACTGAGCGGGATCGGCGTCACCGAGCTCTGGGACGGCTACACCATCCCGGTGTACGTCTTCGCGGTCTTCCAGATGATGTTCGCGATCCTCACCCCGGCCCTCATCAGCGGCGCCCTCGCCGACCGCGTCAAGTTCACCTCCTGGGCCCTGTTCGTCGCCCTGTGGGTGACCGTCGTCTACTTCCCGGTCGCGCACTGGGTCTGGGGCGCCGGCGGCTGGCTCTTCGAGATGGGTGTGATCGACTTCGCCGGTGGTACGGCCGTCCACATCAACGCCGGTGCCGCCGCCCTCGGCGTGATCCTCGTCATCGGCAAGCGGGTCGGCTTCAAGAAGGACCCGATGCGGCCGCACAGCCTGCCGCTCGTCATGCTCGGTGCCGCTCTCCTGTGGTTCGGCTGGTTCGGCTTCAACGCGGGCTCCTGGCTCGGCAACGACGACGGCGTCGGCGCGGTCATGTTCGTCAACACGCAGGTCGCCACCGGTGCCGCGGTCCTCGGCTGGCTCGCCTACGAGAAGATCCGCCACGGCTCCTTCACCACCCTCGGTGCCGCGTCGGGCGCCGTCGCGGGCCTCGTCGCCATCACCCCCGCGGGCGGTGCGGTCAGCCCGCTGGGCGCCATCGCGATCGGCGTCATCGCCGGTGTCCTGTGCGCCATGGCCGTCGGCCTCAAGTACAAGTTCGGCTACGACGACTCCCTGGACGTCGTCGGCGTCCACCTCGTCGGCGGTATCCTCGGCTCCCTCCTCGTCGGCTTCTTCGCCACCGGCGGCGTGCAGTCCGACGCCAAGGGCCTCTTCTACGGCGGCGGACTCGAACAGCTCGGCAAGCAGGCCGTCGGTGTCCTCGCGGTCCTCGCCTACTCCCTGGTCGTCTCCGCCGCCCTGGCGTTCGTCCTCGACAAGACGATCGGGATGCGGGTCAGCGAGGACGACGAGGTCTCCGGCATCGACCAGGTCGAGCACGCCGAGACCGCGTACGACTTCAGCGGCGCCGGCGGAGGTTCCTCCTCCCGCACCACGGCCCCGGCGCCCGGCGCCACGGCAGCCCCGACGAACAAGAAGGTGGACGCATGA
- a CDS encoding P-II family nitrogen regulator — MKLITAVVKPHRLDEIKEALQAFGVQGLTVTEASGYGRQRGHTEVYRGAEYTVDLVPKIRIEVLVEDEDAEQLIDVVVKAARTGKIGDGKVWSVPVDTAIRVRTGERGPDAL, encoded by the coding sequence ATGAAGCTCATCACCGCAGTCGTGAAGCCGCACAGGCTGGACGAGATCAAGGAGGCCCTCCAGGCCTTCGGCGTCCAGGGCCTCACGGTCACGGAAGCCAGCGGCTACGGGCGTCAGCGCGGACACACCGAGGTCTACCGTGGTGCCGAGTACACCGTCGACCTCGTCCCCAAGATCCGCATCGAGGTCCTCGTCGAGGACGAGGACGCCGAACAGCTCATCGACGTGGTCGTCAAGGCCGCGCGGACGGGCAAGATCGGTGACGGCAAGGTCTGGAGCGTCCCGGTCGACACCGCGATCCGCGTACGGACCGGCGAACGCGGCCCGGACGCACTCTGA
- a CDS encoding [protein-PII] uridylyltransferase: MTSTEVTTESEDSGPSGYAAARLRLLQEETQSGPPRRAALARLTDEWLNGLFTAAAEEAGVRGAALVAVGGYGRGELSPRSDLDLLLLHDGTADAGAVATLADRIWYPVWDLGLALDHSVRTPGEARRTAGEDLKVQLGLLDARPVAGDLGLVAGLRTAILADWRNQAPKRLPALDELCRERAERMGELQFLLEPDLKEARGGLRDATALRAVAASWVADAPREGLAEARRTLLDARDALHLTTGRATDRLALQEQDQVAGALGLLDADALLRQVYEAARTVSYATDVTWREVNRVLRARSTRPRLRAILGGGAKAAPERTPLAEGVVEADGEVVLARTARPERDPVLTLRAAAAAAEAGLPLSRHLVRHLGTAAQPLPVPWPAQAREELVTLLGAGESTVGVWEALEAEGIITRLLPDWERVHCRPQRNPVHTWTVDRHLVETAVRASHLTRRVGRPDLLLVAALLHDIGKGWPGDHSVAGEVIARDMAARIGFDKQDVGVVATLVRHHLLLIDTATRRDLDDPATVRSVATAVGSASTLELLHALTEADALATGPAAWSSWRASLVADLVKRVAALLAGEEPPAPEPLAPSAEQERLAVEALRTGEPVLSLHTRPEPASEDGEPEPVGVELLIALPDRPGVLPAAAGVLALHRLTVRAADLRAVELPTELGETAGLLVLSWRVAAEYGSLPQATRLRADLVRALDGSLDIRARLAEREAAYPRRRGVKAPPPRVTVAAAGSRLATVIEVRAQDAPGLLHRIGRALEQSAVRVRSAHVSTLGANAVDAFYVTDGDGEPLSPDRAVEVAGEVEKELG, translated from the coding sequence GTGACGAGCACCGAAGTGACCACCGAATCCGAGGACTCGGGACCCAGCGGCTATGCGGCGGCCCGGCTGCGCCTCCTCCAGGAGGAGACGCAGTCCGGGCCGCCGCGCCGTGCGGCCCTCGCCCGCCTCACCGACGAATGGCTCAACGGGCTGTTCACCGCGGCAGCCGAGGAGGCCGGCGTCCGCGGCGCCGCCCTCGTCGCCGTCGGCGGGTACGGCCGGGGAGAACTCTCCCCGCGCAGCGACCTCGACCTCCTGCTCCTCCACGACGGCACCGCCGACGCCGGAGCCGTCGCCACTCTCGCCGACCGGATCTGGTACCCCGTCTGGGACCTCGGCCTAGCCCTCGACCACTCCGTACGCACCCCCGGCGAAGCACGCCGGACGGCTGGGGAGGACCTCAAGGTCCAGCTCGGGCTGCTCGATGCGCGGCCCGTCGCCGGAGACCTCGGCCTCGTCGCCGGACTGCGGACCGCGATCCTGGCCGACTGGCGCAACCAGGCTCCCAAACGCCTCCCCGCCCTCGACGAACTCTGCCGCGAGAGGGCCGAACGCATGGGCGAGCTCCAGTTCCTCCTGGAACCGGACCTCAAGGAAGCCCGCGGCGGTCTCCGCGACGCCACCGCCCTGCGCGCCGTCGCCGCCTCCTGGGTCGCGGACGCGCCCCGCGAAGGTCTCGCGGAGGCCCGGCGTACGCTCCTCGACGCCCGTGACGCACTCCACCTCACCACCGGCCGGGCCACCGACCGCCTCGCCCTGCAGGAACAGGACCAGGTCGCAGGGGCCCTCGGGCTCCTCGACGCCGACGCCCTGCTGCGTCAGGTGTACGAAGCCGCCCGGACCGTCTCGTACGCCACCGACGTCACCTGGCGCGAGGTCAACCGCGTCCTGCGCGCCCGTTCCACACGCCCCCGGCTGCGGGCGATCCTCGGCGGCGGTGCCAAGGCCGCCCCGGAACGCACCCCGCTCGCCGAGGGCGTCGTCGAGGCCGACGGCGAAGTGGTCCTCGCCCGCACCGCGCGCCCCGAACGCGACCCCGTGCTCACCCTCCGTGCGGCGGCGGCGGCCGCCGAGGCCGGACTGCCGCTCTCCCGCCACCTCGTACGCCACCTGGGTACGGCCGCCCAGCCGCTGCCCGTGCCGTGGCCCGCACAGGCCCGCGAGGAGCTCGTCACGCTGCTCGGTGCCGGCGAATCCACCGTCGGGGTCTGGGAAGCCCTCGAAGCCGAAGGCATCATCACCCGTCTGCTCCCCGACTGGGAGCGGGTCCACTGCCGCCCGCAGCGCAACCCCGTCCACACCTGGACCGTCGACCGTCACCTCGTCGAGACTGCCGTCCGCGCCTCGCACCTCACCCGCCGTGTCGGCCGCCCCGACCTCCTCCTGGTCGCCGCCCTGCTCCACGACATCGGCAAGGGCTGGCCCGGGGACCACTCCGTCGCGGGTGAGGTCATCGCCCGCGACATGGCCGCCCGCATCGGCTTCGACAAGCAGGACGTGGGCGTCGTCGCCACCCTCGTGCGCCACCACCTGCTGCTCATCGACACCGCGACCCGGCGCGACCTCGACGACCCGGCGACCGTCCGCTCCGTCGCCACCGCGGTGGGCAGCGCCTCCACACTGGAACTCCTGCACGCCCTCACCGAGGCGGACGCCCTGGCCACCGGCCCCGCCGCGTGGAGTTCCTGGCGGGCCTCCCTGGTCGCCGACCTGGTCAAGCGCGTCGCCGCACTCCTGGCCGGTGAGGAGCCCCCGGCGCCGGAACCGCTCGCGCCCAGCGCCGAGCAGGAACGCCTCGCCGTCGAGGCACTGCGCACGGGAGAGCCCGTCCTGTCCCTGCACACCCGGCCCGAACCGGCCTCCGAGGACGGCGAACCCGAACCCGTCGGCGTCGAACTCCTCATCGCGCTGCCCGACCGTCCCGGAGTCCTGCCCGCTGCCGCCGGGGTTCTGGCCCTGCACCGCCTCACCGTGCGCGCCGCCGACCTGCGCGCCGTCGAGCTCCCCACCGAGCTGGGTGAGACGGCCGGGCTGCTGGTGCTCAGCTGGAGGGTCGCGGCCGAATACGGCTCGCTCCCACAGGCCACCCGTCTCCGCGCCGACCTCGTGCGCGCCCTGGACGGCTCCCTGGACATCAGGGCGAGGCTCGCCGAACGCGAGGCCGCCTACCCGCGGCGGCGCGGAGTGAAGGCCCCGCCTCCCCGGGTGACCGTCGCGGCGGCCGGCTCACGGCTGGCCACTGTCATCGAGGTCCGCGCCCAGGACGCCCCCGGGCTGCTGCACCGGATCGGCCGGGCGCTGGAGCAGAGTGCCGTCAGAGTGCGCAGCGCCCACGTCTCCACGCTCGGAGCGAACGCCGTGGACGCCTTCTACGTCACGGACGGCGACGGTGAACCACTGTCCCCGGACCGGGCCGTGGAGGTGGCCGGGGAGGTCGAGAAGGAGCTCGGCTGA
- the ffh gene encoding signal recognition particle protein, whose amino-acid sequence MFDTLSDRLSATFKNLRGKGRLSEADIDATAREIRIALLEADVALPVVRAFIANVKERARGVEVSQALNPAQQVVKIVNEELVGILGGETRRLRFAKNPPTVIMLAGLQGAGKTTLAGKLGLWLKAQGHSPLLVACDLQRPNAVNQLSVVADRAGVAVYAPEPGNGVGDPVKVAKDSIEFAKAKVHDIVIVDTAGRLGIDEELMRQAADIRDAVSPDEILFVVDAMIGQDAVNTAEAFRDGVGFDGVVLSKLDGDARGGAALSIAHVTGKQIMFASNGEKLEDFDAFHPDRMASRILDMGDLLTLIEQAEKTFSQEEAAKMASKLASSKGKDFTLDDFLAQMEQVRKMGSISKLLGMLPGMGQIKDQISNIDERDVDRTAAIIKSMTPKERSEPTIINGSRRARIAKGSGVEVSAVKNLVERFFEARKMMSKMAQGGGMPGMPGMPGMGGGPGRQKKQVKQAKGKRKSGNPMKRKAEEAAEAARREQAAQGGAFNLPAQEDKNFELPDEFKKFMG is encoded by the coding sequence GTGTTCGATACTCTCTCCGACCGCCTTAGCGCGACTTTCAAAAACCTCAGGGGCAAGGGCCGCTTGTCCGAGGCGGACATCGACGCCACGGCTCGCGAGATCCGTATCGCCCTGCTCGAGGCCGATGTCGCCCTCCCCGTCGTCCGCGCGTTCATCGCCAACGTCAAGGAGCGGGCGCGCGGCGTCGAGGTCTCCCAGGCGCTGAACCCCGCCCAGCAGGTCGTCAAGATCGTCAACGAGGAGCTCGTCGGCATCCTCGGCGGCGAGACCCGGCGGCTGAGGTTCGCCAAGAACCCGCCCACCGTGATCATGCTCGCGGGTCTGCAGGGTGCCGGTAAGACCACCCTCGCCGGAAAGCTCGGTCTCTGGCTCAAGGCACAGGGCCACTCCCCGCTGCTGGTCGCCTGTGACCTCCAGCGCCCCAACGCCGTCAACCAGCTGAGCGTCGTGGCCGACCGCGCCGGCGTCGCGGTGTACGCGCCGGAGCCGGGCAACGGTGTGGGCGACCCGGTCAAGGTCGCCAAGGACTCCATCGAGTTCGCCAAGGCCAAGGTCCACGACATCGTCATCGTCGACACCGCCGGCCGCCTCGGCATCGACGAGGAGCTGATGCGGCAGGCCGCGGACATCCGCGACGCCGTCAGCCCCGACGAGATCCTCTTCGTCGTCGACGCGATGATCGGCCAGGACGCGGTCAACACCGCCGAGGCCTTCCGCGACGGTGTCGGCTTCGACGGCGTGGTGCTCTCCAAGCTCGACGGTGACGCCCGCGGTGGTGCGGCCCTGTCGATCGCCCACGTCACGGGCAAGCAGATCATGTTCGCGTCGAACGGTGAGAAGCTCGAGGACTTCGACGCCTTCCACCCCGACCGCATGGCGTCCCGCATCCTCGACATGGGTGACCTGCTCACCCTGATCGAGCAGGCGGAGAAGACCTTCAGCCAGGAAGAGGCCGCCAAAATGGCCTCCAAGCTGGCGTCGAGCAAGGGCAAGGACTTCACCCTCGACGACTTCCTGGCGCAGATGGAGCAGGTCAGGAAGATGGGCTCCATCTCCAAGCTGCTCGGGATGCTGCCCGGCATGGGGCAGATCAAGGACCAGATCAGCAACATCGACGAGCGCGACGTCGACCGCACGGCCGCGATCATCAAGTCGATGACCCCGAAGGAACGCTCCGAGCCGACGATCATCAACGGCTCGCGCCGGGCCCGCATCGCCAAGGGCTCCGGTGTCGAGGTCTCCGCCGTGAAGAACCTCGTCGAGCGCTTCTTCGAGGCCCGCAAGATGATGTCGAAGATGGCGCAGGGCGGCGGCATGCCCGGTATGCCGGGGATGCCGGGCATGGGTGGCGGCCCCGGCCGTCAGAAGAAGCAGGTCAAGCAGGCCAAGGGCAAGCGCAAGAGCGGCAACCCGATGAAGCGCAAGGCCGAGGAAGCGGCCGAGGCGGCCCGCCGGGAGCAGGCGGCGCAGGGCGGCGCGTTCAACCTGCCGGCGCAGGAGGACAAGAACTTCGAACTGCCGGACGAGTTCAAGAAGTTCATGGGCTGA